In the genome of Siniperca chuatsi isolate FFG_IHB_CAS linkage group LG14, ASM2008510v1, whole genome shotgun sequence, the window CGCCTACTCTTCTACAAATACATGCACAAGCGTTACCGTGCTGACAAGAGGCACGGCATTGTGGTGGAAATGGAAGGTGACCTTGAGCCCAAAGGCATTGACGTGATCATGGATGGAAAGTTGTCAGATGGCAGTTCATGCCCTGGAAACTCCTCCAGTGTAACAGTCTCTGTGCAGACAGGCAATGAACTGGACCAGAACAAAGATGAGGTAAGATAAGTGGCAAGTGTGAATGCctgtagacacacacagttttttttccctttaatgtCAGGTTTGGGGTCTATTTTGTATTAAGTAATTGGAGCTCCTTAAATAAAACGTTTCGGTAACCCTTTAtattaaggtacacatattcaccattaacgagttgcttattagcatgcatattagtatcatattggctctttattagtcattataaagcacttattaatgccttattttacatgaccatattctacaactactaggccattaactaagagttttccctcaataacctcctaattactgcttattgataataagtaaggaagttgttgtacatgaattacgatcttaatatgctttgctcagtatggGCCTTATAAGGTGGTAGTACCACAAGAATAGTGGTACTCccttaataacttaataataaatattataatttcACTCAAATTTGGGTATGTCTTTTCTTAAAGGGGAAAGAATACTTCTGTAGTATTTTTCAAAAGGCAAGAGTACAAGAAGAAAGCTACTAGCAGGGGAACATCTTACTGTCAGGCGCACTGGTGGAGCTAATGTTTTTCTAACTTTAAAGCTACTTAATGGGAATTTAAGGGGAATATCAGGTTTCCTGAGGCTAGTAGGGTTCAATCCGAGCAGGAGTCTGAATGCCAGTAGTGCAGACAGCAGGAGCCTGAACAGCAGGGTGTTGATCAGTAGGAGGCTGAGCAGTTGGAGTTTCCAAGCTGTTGAATCCCACCAAACCCTCTGCAGGACCCCACTGCACACCCAGCCTCTGTGGTCACTGCTtaaaactgctgctgtgacGAGCATTTTTACAGAACATTTGGCAAAACGTACATCTctataaatacattacattacaaccTTCCTCTCTTGGATAGGTGGTCCGTATCCTGAAAGACCTGAAGGAGAAACACCCAGACAAAGACCTGGACCAGCTGATTGAGATGGCCAACTACTCTGCCTTGGTTCACCAGAAGAAGAGCCGCGCCTTCTACCGTGTCCAGGCGACACGCATGATGATTGGTGCCGGCAACATATTAAAGAAACATGCTGCTGAGCACACACGTCGCTCAGGAGGCCAGGAGGCCGACAAGGCCACGTGCTCGCACATTTGTTTTGAAAGTGCCCAGTACCAGTGCACAGAGAACTGTGGCTCTCTGAGTCTCGGGGTGATCCTTGAGGGGGGCACAGGCCAGAACACTTTCTGTGTGGACTACTGTACAGAAAATGGCTCTGCCAATGCTGGGGCAGACTATGAATTCAGTGAGGGAACCCTAGTGTTTAAGCCAGGGGAGACCCGCAAAGAGATCAAGGTGAGCAAGGGGAAAGGGGGACTGTGAAAGGTATTCATCTCAGTTTACATAAATCAATGTCAATTTGAATTTTTCTCTTTAAGTTCACTGCTGTTATATTTCACTCCCTGTGTTTCCTGTTAATCTTAACTGTCTACTGTCAAAATAAgcccaaaatgtctaaaatataaaacaagttCTCTTAGTGTGGTGAGCTGCCCAgaatttttcaaataatatcaaatattaGTGTTCTCTCCACTAATATTTCAGGGTTTGATATCAACGGGACCCCGGAATAGTAATTTGGAAAGTTGTGTTGTAGTGAGTTTCAAGTGTCAGCATTAAAACTCTTTATGCATCCATGGGGAGAGTGACCATACAATAATACTCTGTGCTCTCCAGGTGGGCATCTTGGATGATGACATCTTTGAGGAGGATGAGCATTTCTTTGTGCGTCTTCAGAACCTGAGGTTAGAAGAAGGTGGAAATGAAGGGACAGGAACTCCACCCAAGGGTAGACTAGTGGAGCCGCTGGTTGCCACCATCACCATCTTGGACGATGACCATGCTGGCATCTTCACCTTTGGGCAGCGAGTGCTGCGGGTGAGTGAGAGCACAGGCACGCTGAGGGTGACAGTGGTGAGGAACTCGGGCTCCAGGGGTACCGTTGCTGTGCCGTACCATACAGAGGATGGCAGTGCCAAGGCTGGGGTGGACTATGAGGAGACCAGAGGGGAGCTGGAATTCACCAATGAACAGACCAGGTGAggcacagtcagtcagtcagtgagtcTGATGGATGTATTTCCTTAGGACATCAATTTATTCTTTTCCAGGAAGGAGACAGTGCCAGACATTGCGACTCTTGAGGTTGCATCTTCCTACTCTTTAACATACTATACAAGGATTTTACATTATCAAGAACCCTCaaacaaatacttttttaagGGATAAGGCTAGCAAtattctatttttaatttttttgtcaagcCCATGAAAtcatcaaaaccaacaatatagTAGTCCTTTTCTCAAtttttctgacttccctaccctgtatTTGGCACTTaaccccaagcccattggttcctacaaagacataaatctttaaaaattgGCCACAaatacattgtttcatttttttaaaaaggctaaatGATTTCCTAAAACTGCTGGTCTTGTGattatttggggcagcaggatggtgtatgtgccATGAATgaacatgtcatccagtgcaacagtgtggctcattgatgtgttttcaatAGTTGGACAacaattgatcctactaacaagtagtGTTGGTTTTGCTCTTTTAATGGGCTTTGTtgataatgagaaaaatatagaatatattgTCCTTTAACAAAGAGAAGATTTTCAACTTAGATGAAATTTTGAATGAAACTGTAACTGCAATGTAGGTATATAGAGGGTGGAAAAGCCTATCTTCAGAACAGgcatttttctccattttctcacTTCTTGGGTGTTAAATACTAGACAAACTGAAATATGGGCTGATGGTCTCTGAACGTTATAATTACCATAAACACATGAGACGatccgcgacccctaacgggaccaagcggtagaaaatggatggatggatggatggacatgaGACGATGATCAAGACAAGTGCTGTTCTCTTTTTCAAACCAGCAGTACTGACACACAGCACTCTCAATGCGTTTATATGTATACTACTTTGGCCCATTACTGCTTTTAGGAAAAGGGCACCTGAATCTCACTGAGAGATTACTATGGGTTTTCAGTCATTACCTGATGACTTGACAACCAAAGATAATCCCGTCCCCGATCAGGTGTGGGAACCTCCAGACTCACCCCATGTAAGCTGACAGATCCTTTTCCCATTAAATTTTCAGGTTATAGAAGCTGTGTTTGCACATGGACTAATTGTACACTTAGTGAAAGACTAAGAGTTATATAACATGGCCCATCAATAGACGCTACACTGTCAAGGGTATGACAATTTGTAGATCATAGTTAATGGAGACGTGTAGGGGTGTGTAGCcttattatttcatttcttttttctgctgGGACcattatgtttatatgtatactCTCCTTCCAAGCTGTCAGGAAGTCATCAAAGTATTCCACAAATTAATTATACAGACATTGATCACCATTACAAGTCATTTAGTTTAGCTATATTTTTTTTGGCACACTGAGGAGCAAGAGCACACTATGTTTAAGCCTCAATTATTTAAAGGACCATtgtgattaattatttaagtcACTTCAATTTGCGTTGTGATTTAGATGGTAGAGCAAATGTTTAAGATGTGGAGgtactgtgtatttatgtacCTTATCGTTCATCATATTTAATAGTACTTAATTCTTtgttatagaaataaaaaaaatatgtgtttgtgtgtgtttgtgtgcgtgtgtgcgtgcgtgcatgcatgcttGCATATCTCCAGTCAGTTCTTACAAGTGCACATTATAAATGTGGAGGAGTACGAGAAGCAGGAAAACTTCTTCATTGTGCTTGAGGACCCTAAATGGCTGAAGCGAGGAATCTCTGGTAAGTGtttaagcattttaaatgtcatcCGTGATGTGTAAGTTACTTGTGTTTTCATGATTATAGTAATGAAGTAATGCAGTATGAGATGATAGTCCaaggaaaacatttgtttacacTATCATACAATAGTACACTCTAAGTAGAAGGCCGCAATATCCACGATCAAGTTTCAAAACAgtaacaacagcaacacaggTGGCTGAATGCTGGGCACCTGCGTCAGAGCCGGGAACTGAAGATTACACGCTGCCGTTCACTGCTGTCTCCCTTTCACTGTAGCACAGGCGCTGCAGCCAATCCTGAATATATCCCAGTATCCTTTAGTTGCCTGTTCCCTGTAACCTCAATGTGTCAAAAGCTGGCTGCAGGAAATGCATATGTGCTTGTTACTGGAGGTCCAAAGAATCAACTACATTCATttgtaatgtacagtaatttATTTCATTAGGTAAGAGTGGACATGAAGGCAACAGTGAGGGTGCATTGTGCATGCCGAACTACTGAACAAAGTGTATAGAATTTTTTTTCCTATTGCATTTTATATTCTCTCAAGCCACTCTAATGTTTTAGACCCTGAAACTAGTGTTGTTATATTGTATTGAATcattgtctgtctttcttcacAGCACTGCTGCTAAACCAGGGTAAGATAGTTTGGGTGTAGGTTTGGAtgttaaaggtgcaatgtgcagcatttttatatatatatatatatatatatatatatatatatatgcctaGGCCATAAATGAGACAATTGGAGGCCTTAGTCTCACACCATCAGCAGTAaaatttgtgtgtttctcaaaattaattaattaattaaattaattagataaaaaaaaaaacattgcttcCTTGAGATCAGTGGATCTCTTGGAAATTGCTTCCTGTAGCAAAcaggattttgttactttcctTTCCCTGGCAACATAACTCCAAGGCAGTGCTAGCTGTGTACCACCTCCAGCAAGCTCTGCCACGGGCAAGGTTATACATGGGCAAGGACAGGGTTAAGACCATGATTTGAGTTCAAGTCAGTGTAAAAAAGCTGCCTGGGATACTCAACTCAGGGCAAAAAAAAGTCCTCTTGGCCACCCCAACATCCTGTTTCAACAGGAAATTCATCAAATTATGGAAGCAAGATTTTCTCTAAATGCTACACACAGCacctttaaaaatgttctaCTTTGAAAGTGTGGactgtttttttcatctttatgcTTTAGGTCTGGCCTATACCCTTGGATGAGGTTtaggatatgtgtgtgtgttatgtaaatTACACAATAAGTTATAGACATGATAATTAAATGTCTGTGCTCCCTGACAGGCAACCCCACccctgaggaggaagaagcCCGGAGGATCTCTGAGATGGGCAAACCCATTCTAGGAGAGCACAGCAGGCTAGAGGTCATCATAGAGGAGTCCTGTGAGTTTAAGGTGTGTGAGTGGCTGATAGAAGGCATTACACTAGCAGTAAACCAACtgtttttggaaagaaaatCTGAGTGAACATATGCAACTTAATGGCAAGTTTTAGCGTATTATTATGACTGGCACACGAGTTAActtacaatatataatatttttaatttgagtGGTATTTCCTTTAAAAGCTTTAACTAATGTAAGCACCTCAGAGGTTGGGGTTGTTGCAGACAACACATCTGTGTTATTTAAGCATAGAAAAGTTGAAATATATGTGTTTTACTTCATTAACCACCTCACACTCTCTTACACACCAGACTCCCAATGGAGTACTAGACCAGGTACAGTTTCTGCCAGCATGCCTTGTGTGATGGTACTGATTAGACTTTTCTCATCTCATTTTCTCATTAAACTCTCATTTACTCTCACATCTACCCTTTCTCCATTCTCAGCTTTTCTCATGCATTACATTCATCTTGATTTGAGATGCACTGAGgcagtgtgtgctgtgtgtgaaatgtttggGTCcattaattcaaaatgttattcaAATTCTGCAGTAGAACAGTGAAGCCAGTGGTTTTGTGGGTATACTATTAATATGTGCCATATTTGTTTTGGATATGACATTGCGTCTAGTCTGTATCAACTAGCCTATGAGACAAGCTTAAGATAAACCTTTTTCGGccaactttttttatttcattttcccaTTTAATTTGGTGAGGGTACAGGAACTTAATACAAAAGAGACTGAATGCCCTTATACAAGTAACATAGACTCCATAAATTAATATCTgcaaacagaagaaagaagaaaaaaaaacgcaGATGAGATGTATCGCCATCTCTGTCTTGGGTCTTTACAATATCCAAGAAAAGTCTCTACCCTCCTACACCTTATACTCCACACCTATAACCCTTGGctgcagaaaagaaagaataaatacgtttgttttttaaaaaaaagagacattttgcCATAGTTGCCAAGCCAAACTTACAATATTATGTACACCCAGATTTACAATATATAGTTCATAGCAGTTGTCGACTGCTGCTGAATTTAAATGGTCTAGGACAAcagattcattttaatttatttatttactttgttcACTCAGGAAAGATTAAAAGATTAAAGGAACAATTTGAGCTTTTGAGCAGCCTGCAAAAGGGCTTGAATAGATTCTATTTTAGCTCATAAAATTTCCATCTCATAACCAGaatttgttttgctgctgttaaTGCTGCAAACACAACTCTCTTCTTGTTGTAACAGAACACAGTGGACAAACTCCTGAAGGACACAAATCTGGCTTTAGTGATTGGCACTCACTCGTGGAGAGAGCAGTTCATTGAAGCAGTCACAGTCAGTGCAGGTGAGTGGTTATTATAGCTCTGTTTTTTATGTACTTCttatattgattgtttttattaatcagGTGTTTGGTTCAGAAATTGagtaaaattaagaaaaagtaTTGATCAGAGGCATAGTTGTGTAAAAGTACATTTCTGGAGCCtctgctttcttgtttcttgtttcctgtttaaaCAGTTTTGAGTGTGGATATTCTGTCAGAACTTTTTATCGGACCACTGCATTTTGACCTTGAAAAGTTGGACCAAGGGTGTGCATAAGTTCATGACATTTCAACCATTGTTCACTTTTATCATCAGtttcaatgtttttgttctctttcttaaacttgtttttttattcatgtggattatgttttacatttactcaatttcacatgtaaaattaAAGGTTGCATGGttgaataaatgtttataatttAATTGGTTAGGTTTGCTTCTTCTGTTGAGTTAGCTGCCCAGGGCCGACATGTGGTTCATTCACGTCTGTTTGTCCATGTTGAACATAACGCAGACAGACCATGAACAGGACTCATTTTCACAATATGGCTAATGTTACTAACAATGAATGGAAGGGATAAGTATTTCTCCCAAATTGCTGCTAGCTACATTAGCCTGGCATTCACAAGAAGCATGTGTTTTGGCaatttaaaagaataattaaCACTGTGGGAATTACcctcattcattttcttgtcagcagttggatgagaagactgataccactctcatgtctgtctgttaaatatgaaactacagccaatAGCTgagtagcttagcttagcataaaaactggaaacagggggaaacagctagcctggctctgtccagtggtaccaaaatctgcctaccagcacttatctgaagctcactaattactGTAACATGTTCATGTGCTGAAACCATACAAAttccgaagtgtaaaaacatgttgtgaacTCAGATTGGACTCAAATGCAGGACTCGGACAGGGAATGATTAAAGATAAAGTCTTTATTGTAAACGGGGATTAGATGAAGGAGAGATAGCTGGGGTTGGAGATCTGAATGCAGTTGAAGTTTGGGAATAATGGCAGAGGAGATGGCGTGGGCAGTGGTGAATGGGGAAGTGTGGCTGGCTGTCCGGCAGAAGGCAGAAGATGAGACGCAGGTGAGCAGAGCAGGAGGGATGAGGAGCTGATAGAGACCAGGGGCATGTTCAGTCTGAAAACAGTGTGCACTGTTTTGCCACAGCGACTTGTatataagtaagtaaataagtaaagctttatttgtacAGGACtataacacacagttacaaagtgcttcacacactcacgaaaaatataaatgaataaataaataaagatatattacaatacaaaacacagcacaaaaccaaactgaaacaaaccaaaacataagGCAGGGATGGAGATCTAGAACAAGGCTTGCCTCTAGAGATGAGCTTTTAGAAGCTGCTTAAATGATTGATTGAAAGattcagaaatgtttaaaaaatctgtggCAAATGAGTTAGAAGGATTATCAatatgaatgttaaaatcaccaactaTAATGGCCCTATCAAATTTAAGCATACAGTAACTCAGAGAAATCATTGAGAAAACCCATAATTGAATTGGGGATTCGATAAATTATTACACAGCAAATGGGGTTATCACACACAATTTTAAAAGCGAAGATTTCAAAACTGTTATAAAGAACCAAGACTGAGTGGAATACAAGTGCGATGGTTCTTAAAAACAGCTGCAACACCCCCACCATTCCTGGTAACCAGGGTGTATTCAGAAAATTATAACTGGGAGGGCAGAGctccactagagggcagcacTCCCCAGGTTGGAGCCAGGTCTCAGTAAGAAATAGGATGTCGAGGTTATGGGATGTAAGTAGATCATTGAGTATGAACGATTTATCAGACACAGACTGAGAGTTTAGAAGAGCCAAGACAACTGGAATTAAGGGTTTAGCTGAACTGGAATTACTAGAGCAGACTGTAATCAAATGATCTGAGCTAGCAGCTGAAGACACAGAATGCATAGGGTAGTGGGTATTATATCTAGGCATGATCCTAACAGGAATACTATAATACTACTATACCGCtgtattaaaaaggcagtgcgCTTGAGTACACAACGGGGTATTCAAGGCACCACTGTTTCCGTTTTAATAAACGTTTTGCTATGTTTTGTCGGGGCTGAATGCGGCCCAGGTGTGTAGATGCAGCTGAGCCGGGAGCCGGGAGAGTGAGGAAGGGATGGCCACGCTCACGCCAACAGactcacagacaaaaacaaacacagagagacagacaggggaagactggaaacacaggGAAGGGAAAAACACAAGGAGACACTAGGAAAACACTGTCACAGCTGTAACCAAACGGGGGGATTAACGGGGGCTATGTGGGTCTTGGCCACAttcaaaatgctgaactattcctttaaattcaaAAATACACTTATGTGCTTCCTGATGGAGAATTAGGTAAGAAGATCAATACAACTCTCTAAGGCTACTACTACAGGAGccattatgaaaatgtttttacacgTTAGAAAAATAGATTAACCATAAAACACAATTTCCATTCATAAAATGGCACAACCCCAGGTATATTATTCTCCACCATCTTCACATGACCCTTGACCTGTCTGCCACTTGCTAGGTAGCATTTAGGCAGTAAGACCACCCTCCATGTCAAAACAGGTTCAAGACATAGTGTGAGAATACTGGAGAAATAAGAGTGAATGAGAAATATACAAGCAATCAAAGGATATGAGACTCAAAACCAGTTGATCTACACAATAAAGCCAGGGCAACTGATTGTATGACTGCACCTGGTTACAACTTTCTTATTTACAGCTTATTTTGACACTATAAGCTTGTTCCTGATTGGCCCAAAGTGTGACTGCATCATTTGTGGATGATGACATGCCTTTTGTTGCTTCGTTTGATTTATCTTCACTGTGTCTCCTTTAAACAGGTGAtggggatgaggaggagggacaGGAGCAGCGAATGCCGAACTGCTTCGACTATTTCATGCACATATTGTGCATTTTTTGGAAGATTCTGTTTGCTTGCATCCCGCCCACAGAGTACTGGAATGGCTGGGCGTGCTTCATAGTGTCAATCTCGGTCATTGGTTTCTTAACAGCCATTATTGGAGACCTTGCTTCCCATTTTGGCTGCACCATCGGCCTGCGAGACACTGTCACTGCTGTGGTCTTTGTAGCACTGGGGACTTCACTTCCTGGTAAGTGTTGAAGTCAGTTCCATTTAGATAATAAGCACTGATATTGCATTGTGTTGGTTTAAACTGTTGAACTAATGACTATTTATTTTCTAACTCCACTATTTTCCCCAGATACCTTTGCCAGTAAAGTGGCTGCAACTCAGGACCAGTATGCAGATGCATGTGTGGGAAATGTGACAGGAAGCAACGCGGTTAATGTGTTTTTGGGCATTGGGGTGGCCTGGTCCGTGGCTGCCGTATATTGGGAAGTCAAAGGTAAGGTCTTCCGCGTGGACCCCGGCTCGCTGGCCTTCTCCGTCACACTCTTCACCATTTTTGCCTTCTTCACTATGGGAGTGTTGATGCTACGCCGGAGGCCGTCCATAGGCGGCGAGCTGGGAGGCCCGCGGATCTCCAGAGTCCTCACTTCACTGCTTTTCTTTGGACTCTGGTTCCTCTACATCCTCTTCTCCAGCTTGGAGGCCTATTGCCATATACAAGGCTTCTGAGAGAGCACATCTGGGGAGAGTAATGACTgcacaataacaaacacacatcaccAGGACATTCACCTGTACAGTACTGTTACAGTAACTACCACTGAGAAGACCTGTCATCACTTGACAACTGCTGCCATGGtccataaaaaaatgtatacagactCGCACATGCAAATCTGTACGTCACATCCACTGCAGGGCAGCTCCAGTCAGTAGAATTGATTGTGACAGTACTGATTAATTTTCACTTAAGTGGACTAAATAACATGTAGTGACTGTTTTTGATAAAGGAGAGCAAATGGTCAACATGTACTCTGTGAAGTCACTGGATTTTGCTTGATGGCTCATAACCTGGATTTCAAGTTTGGTCTAGTTTGTCCTCACGCTTATAGAGGTTGGCTCAGATCAGACTGTCTAACCTAgtaaataaattagaaaatcAATGATAGCTGCTTTTACACAGATGGGCAATGTAAGTGATAATACATGACAAGCTGCCCTGATACATGAAAATAATGGTTGAAGAACACCACACTGCTTTGTGTTGTAGCAGTCAAATCTATTATCTTTGTATATCAGAACACCTCTGAGTGAATCACCACACTTATACAGTGGCCACTTATCACAGGCAAAAGTAGAAGCTGTGTTCAAACTGTCCCATTTTTAAAGCTTGTTTGTTGTCAGTAAGCATTAACGCATAATGTGGTCTTTTTGACAAGTTAGAGTTAATTGGTAAGGTAGCTCGAAGCAAaagtactgttgctatggttatcTCCAATCTTTGCGCACAGATTTAGAACAATAGTTCAACTGTTGACTGTTAAAGTGTTTTAGTTGTCTTGGTGTACAATTTTGAATGGaactgccagccaatcagaagcaagTGTTTTCTGTGGCCGTGGTACAAAACAATGAGCACAGTTTGGTTACAATCTACAGTCAGAGATAAGCTGCTGTTGTGTAATATCTCTCACTGAtacattgtgtttatttgttgagTTATGTGACAGGAGGCAttgtttaatgtaatgtaatgcaccTACTGAATTGTATCTCACTATAAGTATTGAAAATAGTAATTATCAGAAATGCACTACATGGATCCAATATAGAAATGTATAATTGACAAAGAATTACACAGGCAATGAATTTCTGATAAGCtgtggaatgaaaaaaaatgtacctAGTATCTGCCATTGAGTGTGACTGTTTGAAAGTGATGATTCTTTCACCCCTGAAATCttatctgtttatttatcaATGGTGTAATTTAATGTCTTTGTAATTTAATGTATTTGAGCTGATatgaacaaatatatattgtaatttattgtaAGTTGTCACTATTACATTGAAATTTTAACTGAGTGTGCCTCCTTTGGATACCTCACCCACACTGGTTGTTTAAGTATTGTATTAATTCCTCATTAGTGCAGAAGAAGACAGATTGTCTCTGGATTTGAAGATGGTAATACCATGTTTGTTAGGGAATATGACATGACATTGGGGGCATTTGTTCTAGATTGGGGCACACTGACCTAAATACATATTATGCTCTTAAATTCTGTGTTTCATGTTATAGAAGATATTTTAGGATTATGCATCCAAAAAAATGTGGATAGCAGCTTCAGGATTCTTAAAAGGATACTGGCACTTTCAGAAAATCACATGAAGTGTGTTAacttggaaaaagtaagactgAAAAGCATGGCCCCAAAACACACCTCTGAGATACATTCCAAGTCATTTTTGTGGAGGAAGACCATAGCAACACAATAACACCTGTCATGCAGGTAAAAGACAAGATAGTGATAAAATCACAACCTGAGATACCAATCCAATGTTTAAGGCATTTAAGAAGGATGCAATGATGACTGTATCCTGTGCTGTGCTAAAAGAACTAAAACTTAGCATTTCCCTGCGTCAGTGGCTAAAAGAGTCATCACTCTGAGCAGAGCTGTCTCAGTGCTCCAAAGCCAGATTAACACTTCTCAGAGATCAGTCCCATTCATATGAGCTTACTTGTcacagttttcatgtttttgtgtacaCAGGTCAGCTACACTAGAGGTGAAAAAGTGGcttgaacattttttttctcctgactTTTAAAGGACCAACATTTGGCAGGGACATTGTGCTGAAATGGTCTTttagaaatacacaaaaacacaaggacAAGAGGGAATAAGCATTTAGGATGCAAATACAGTGACAAACTGAAGTCTTTTGGTAACTTTTGtattcataaaatatttctttcctGGTTCAGTATCCTGGTTTGGAAATGTCTTAATTATAATAGAGTAGGGGGAAAAAGACATTTCTGCATATTGGGAAAACATCTTACAAGGTTATGTAAATTCTATCATGTTCTGGTTGAGAAGGATTGAGTCAAGTGAAAGTAGTGTTGTTTAGGTTTGTGTTTCATAAATTTTAAGGGTGACAGGTTTAGTTTAACCCCCTCCTCGCCTGGAGGACGCGATAATATTAATGATTGACACGGTAAAGTGACCAATAGTAACGTGTGTAGCGTGTGACGCTCTGCTCCTGCTGCATTCTTTGTATCAATGTTATGGAGGCACATATTGCTCTCTGTGCAAACGAAGTTCCCATTTGTGGACAGtaaaatctatctatctatctattcatCACCCTTGACGaggaataaaacatttgatcacCCTGGTCTAAATAAGTCACACTCGTACAGTCGCAATTTCAGAAGAATAATCAAAGCAAACTgttcttcattaaaaaaaaaaaaatgcatgctgTGATCACAACGTTTGATTTGGATGAGACACATTTGTGTGtagaaaatgtataattattttaatatttgcagaataaaaagtgattttaggaaattaaattatattaaattaagaCATCTTTACAGCTTCAAACTCCTAACTATGGACAATGGAAAACCGAGTCATTGCTTTTTCCGTTTTTCCCACACATCATGAATGCAGCAGTAGCCCGGCACTGGGGACAGGACAACATGGCTGCTGCTGCGGGCAGATACTACGGAGAAGGAGGCAGAGCAACgaaaagacagaaaactgaGGACGGAGGAATGACAACGGTGAGGGTTTCCCGCGTGCCTTGGTAGTTGCCGTTTTATTGTGCAAAAAAATGTGATAGGTTTTGCTTTTCTAAGAGAGGAG includes:
- the slc8a2a gene encoding sodium/calcium exchanger 2a isoform X5, translated to MGPLHVHLSTLLFLLLSLLLLAHPCTSSRPQVVERASGPEQPQSSGNTTGSGKRTCAGIVVCKPGILLPVWLPLNPSLGEQAGRAVIYFLCLMYIFLGVSIIADRFMASIEVITSQEKEVTITKPNGETTVTTVRVWNETVSNLTLMALGSSAPEILLSVIEVCGHNFDAGELGPSTIVGSAAFNMFVIIGLCVWVIPDGESRKIKHLRVFFITAFWSIFAYIWLYIILAVISPGIVEVWEAAVTLLYFPVCVILAWIADRRLLFYKYMHKRYRADKRHGIVVEMEGDLEPKGIDVIMDGKLSDGSSCPGNSSSVTVSVQTGNELDQNKDEVVRILKDLKEKHPDKDLDQLIEMANYSALVHQKKSRAFYRVQATRMMIGAGNILKKHAAEHTRRSGGQEADKATCSHICFESAQYQCTENCGSLSLGVILEGGTGQNTFCVDYCTENGSANAGADYEFSEGTLVFKPGETRKEIKVGILDDDIFEEDEHFFVRLQNLRLEEGGNEGTGTPPKGRLVEPLVATITILDDDHAGIFTFGQRVLRVSESTGTLRVTVVRNSGSRGTVAVPYHTEDGSAKAGVDYEETRGELEFTNEQTSQFLQVHIINVEEYEKQENFFIVLEDPKWLKRGISALLLNQGNPTPEEEEARRISEMGKPILGEHSRLEVIIEESCEFKTPNGVLDQNTVDKLLKDTNLALVIGTHSWREQFIEAVTVSAVLSVDILSELFIGPLHFDLEKLDQGCA
- the slc8a2a gene encoding sodium/calcium exchanger 2a isoform X6, translated to MGPLHVHLSTLLFLLLSLLLLAHPCTSSRPQVVERASGPEQPQSSGNTTGSGKRTCAGIVVCKPGILLPVWLPLNPSLGEQAGRAVIYFLCLMYIFLGVSIIADRFMASIEVITSQEKEVTITKPNGETTVTTVRVWNETVSNLTLMALGSSAPEILLSVIEVCGHNFDAGELGPSTIVGSAAFNMFVIIGLCVWVIPDGESRKIKHLRVFFITAFWSIFAYIWLYIILAVISPGIVEVWEAAVTLLYFPVCVILAWIADRRLLFYKYMHKRYRADKRHGIVVEMEGDLEPKGIDVIMDGKLSDGSSCPGNSSSVTVSVQTGNELDQNKDEVVRILKDLKEKHPDKDLDQLIEMANYSALVHQKKSRAFYRVQATRMMIGAGNILKKHAAEHTRRSGGQEADKATCSHICFESAQYQCTENCGSLSLGVILEGGTGQNTFCVDYCTENGSANAGADYEFSEGTLVFKPGETRKEIKVGILDDDIFEEDEHFFVRLQNLRLEEGGNEGTGTPPKGRLVEPLVATITILDDDHAGIFTFGQRVLRVSESTGTLRVTVVRNSGSRGTVAVPYHTEDGSAKAGVDYEETRGELEFTNEQTSQFLQVHIINVEEYEKQENFFIVLEDPKWLKRGISALLLNQGNPTPEEEEARRISEMGKPILGEHSRLEVIIEESCEFKNTVDKLLKDTNLALVIGTHSWREQFIEAVTVSAVLSVDILSELFIGPLHFDLEKLDQGCA